A genomic window from Chaetodon trifascialis isolate fChaTrf1 chromosome 22, fChaTrf1.hap1, whole genome shotgun sequence includes:
- the samm50l gene encoding sorting and assembly machinery component 50 homolog B: MGTVHAKSLDPLPMHGRDLGVHPDDLMETPEVEQEAKQEVLENKDVVVQHVNIQGLGRTKEDLLGYEISDVFHAKNLIDVMKKAHIARQKLLRLGIFKEVEVLIDTSEGTDALPNGLDVTFEVTEVKRLTGSYNTMVGNNEGSMVLGLKLPNMLGRAEKLTFQFSYGTKETSYGLSFFKPQPGHFERNLTLNMYKVTGQFPWSSLKETDRGMSAEVNFPLGMTNHTLKWEGVWRELGCLARSASFAVREESGHSLKSALSHTVSVDTRNSAIFPSRGALLRINQELAGYTGGDASFLKEDFELQLNRRLLWDSVLSASLWGGALYPLGGQPSCIADRFYLGGPTSVRGFGMYSIGPQSEGDYLGGEAYWAGGLHLYTPLPFRPGKGGFGDLFRTHFFLNAGNLCNLNYGEGPQAHLQKLAECIRWSYGAGIVLRLGNIARLELNYCVPMGVQSGDRICDGVQFGAGIRFL, translated from the exons ATGGGGACTGTCCATGCTAAG AGTCTGGATCCTCTCCCAATGCATGGCAGGGACTTGGGCGTCCACCCGGATGACTTGATGGAGACTCCAGAAGTGGAGCAGGAGGCCAAGCAGGAAGTGCTCGAAAACAAAGAT GTGGTCGTCCAACATGTCAACATCCAGGGTCTTGGAAGGACTAAAGAGGATCTGCTCGGCTATGAGATCTCTGATGTTTTCCACGCCAAAAACCTGATTGAT GTGATGAAGAAAGCTCACATCGCCAGACAGAAGCTGCTCCGCCTGGGCATCTTCAAAGAGGTGGAGGTTCTCATTGATACATCTGAAG GTACAGACGCTTTGCCCAACGGTCTGGATGTCACTTTTGAGGTGACGGAGGTAAAGAGGTTGACAGGAAGCTACAACACCATGGTTGGCAACAATGAAGGAAGCATG GTGCTGGGCCTGAAGTTGCCCAACATGTTGGGCCGAGCTGAGAAACTCACCTTCCAGTTCTCCTACGGAACCAAGGAGACGTCATATGGCCTGTCCTTCTTCAAGCCCCAGCCTGGACACTTTGAGCGCAA CCTCACCCTCAACATGTACAAAGTCACCGGCCAGTTCCCATGGAGCTCCTTAAAAGAGACCGACAGAGGCATGTCTGCAGAAGTCAAT TTTCCTCTCGGGATGACCAACCACACGTTGAAGTGGGAGGGTGTATGGAGGGAGCTGGGCTGCCTGGCACGCAGTGCGTCCTTCGCCGTGCGAGAGGAGAGCGGACACTCGCTGAAATCTGCCCTCTCG cacaCTGTGTCAGTTGACACAAGGAATTCTGCCATTTTCCCCAGCAGAGGTGCCTTACTCCGGATCAACCAG GAACTGGCTGGGTACACAGGAGGAGACGCCAGCTTTTTGAAAGAGGAttttgagctgcagctcaacagACGGCTCCTCTGGGACTCA GtcctgtctgcttctctgtGGGGTGGGGCTCTTTATCCCTTGGGAGGACAGCCGTCCTGCATCGCTGACAG GTTCTACCTTGGAGGTCCCACCAGTGTGCGAGGTTTTGGGATGTACAGCATCGGGCCGCAGAGTGAAG GTGACTATCTGGGTGGAGAGGCGTACTGGGCAGGTGGACTGCACCTCTACACCCCGCTGCCCTTCAGACCAGGCAAGGGCGGCTTCGGAGACCTTTTCAGAACGCACTTCTTCCTCAATGCAGGCAACCTCTGCAACCTCAACTATG GTGAGGGTCCTCAGGCGCACCTTCAGAAGCTAGCTGAGTGTATTCGCTGGTCGTACGGCGCGGGCATCGTGCTGCGGCTTGGCAACATCGCCAGACTGGAGCTCAACTACTGTGTGCCCATGGGAGTTCAGAGTGGAGACAG GATATGTGATGGTGTCCAGTTTGGAGCAGGAATCCGCTTCCTGTAA